Proteins encoded together in one Simkaniaceae bacterium window:
- the argS gene encoding arginine--tRNA ligase, with product MKTLQQHLTDLASQAIEGAFSHEFPETKSYLPADITQSTQAQFGHYQCNSALKLAKVYRLNPREVAQKIVEIFPILDGEDGIIDSLEIAGPGFINIRLKPNKLAYALGEMLKSPFLGIARPEKKKKIIVEFSSPNIAKELHVGHLRSTIIGETLARLFEFLGYDVLRLNHIGDWGTQFGMLIAYLKEECPEAIQGGRDVSLSDLMQWYRAAKKKFDEDESFKKRAQLQVVDLQKGETKALEAWKSICQISRVGFAEIYQLLDVKIEERGESFYNPMLEEIVHDFSQLGLSEESEKAQCVFMDGFEAKDKTPLPMIIRKADGGFNYSTTDLAALKHRSQVEKADRIIYVVDMGQKLHFQMVFSAAKLAKYFDPKKVRIDHVDFGVVLGEDGKKFKTRSGETVKLIDLLREAIYRARDIMKERLQDADQVEIDHSAEILGINAIKYADLSCHRVKDYVFSYDRMLRFEGNTAAFLLYAYVRIQSIKRKVNQSIDQLMGSGSIQLLHPSEVALGLHLRQFQETLDIVSDELVPHRLTDYLYQLAEKFNAFFRDCHVQGTEFENSRLLLCELTARILEKGFHILGLKTMQRM from the coding sequence ATGAAAACTCTACAGCAACATTTAACTGATTTAGCCTCACAAGCGATTGAAGGGGCATTCAGTCATGAATTTCCGGAAACCAAGAGCTATTTGCCGGCTGATATTACGCAAAGCACGCAGGCTCAATTTGGGCATTATCAGTGCAATAGTGCCTTAAAGCTTGCAAAAGTTTATAGGCTGAATCCGCGAGAGGTTGCTCAGAAAATTGTAGAGATTTTTCCTATCCTGGATGGAGAAGATGGAATAATAGATAGTCTTGAAATTGCCGGCCCCGGTTTTATCAATATTCGCTTGAAGCCTAACAAGCTAGCTTATGCATTGGGTGAGATGTTAAAAAGCCCTTTTTTAGGGATTGCAAGGCCGGAGAAAAAGAAGAAAATAATTGTCGAATTCTCATCACCTAATATTGCTAAGGAATTGCATGTTGGTCATTTGAGATCGACAATTATTGGAGAGACGCTAGCAAGATTGTTCGAGTTTTTAGGATACGACGTGCTTCGTTTGAATCATATTGGAGATTGGGGGACTCAGTTTGGGATGCTTATCGCTTATCTTAAGGAAGAGTGTCCTGAGGCAATTCAAGGAGGCCGAGATGTCTCACTTTCTGATCTAATGCAATGGTACAGGGCGGCAAAGAAGAAGTTTGATGAAGATGAGTCATTTAAAAAAAGAGCTCAGCTGCAAGTTGTCGATTTACAAAAGGGTGAAACAAAAGCTCTAGAGGCGTGGAAGAGCATTTGTCAAATTTCAAGGGTAGGATTTGCTGAGATTTATCAATTACTCGATGTAAAAATCGAGGAGAGAGGGGAATCGTTTTATAATCCTATGTTAGAGGAGATTGTTCACGATTTTTCCCAATTAGGACTGAGTGAAGAATCTGAAAAAGCCCAATGTGTTTTTATGGACGGGTTTGAGGCTAAAGATAAAACGCCCCTTCCAATGATTATTCGCAAAGCGGATGGAGGATTTAATTATTCAACAACTGATTTAGCGGCTCTTAAACATCGCTCTCAAGTTGAAAAGGCGGATCGTATTATCTATGTCGTTGATATGGGTCAAAAATTGCATTTTCAAATGGTCTTTTCAGCTGCTAAGCTGGCAAAATATTTTGATCCCAAAAAAGTGAGAATTGACCATGTCGATTTTGGAGTCGTTTTGGGTGAAGATGGAAAAAAATTTAAGACGCGATCAGGTGAAACGGTTAAATTGATCGATCTTCTTAGAGAAGCAATCTATCGAGCTCGAGATATTATGAAAGAAAGGCTGCAGGATGCTGACCAAGTTGAAATTGATCATTCTGCTGAAATTCTTGGCATTAACGCAATTAAGTATGCCGATCTTTCATGTCATCGAGTGAAAGATTATGTATTTAGTTATGATCGCATGCTACGATTTGAGGGGAATACAGCCGCATTCTTGCTATATGCTTATGTTCGAATTCAAAGTATTAAGCGTAAAGTGAACCAATCAATAGATCAGCTGATGGGTTCCGGGTCAATTCAACTACTTCATCCTTCAGAGGTTGCTTTAGGTCTTCACTTGCGGCAGTTTCAAGAAACACTCGATATTGTCTCAGATGAACTAGTGCCTCATCGACTCACTGATTATCTCTATCAACTCGCTGAAAAATTCAATGCGTTTTTTAGGGATTGTCATGTTCAGGGGACAGAGTTTGAAAACTCGCGTTTATTGTTATGTGAATTAACGGCGCGTATTTTAGAAAAGGGGTTTCATATTCTCGGCCTTAAAACAATGCAGAGAATGTGA
- a CDS encoding leucine dehydrogenase has translation METLSHQILIEDLQVDGYERVVKCFDPETKLEAIIAIHNTKLGPALGGTRIYPYANFESALFDVLRLSKGMTYKSALAGLGLGGGKSVIIANSKTDKTPEMMRAFGRFVEALNGKYICAEDYGCTSEDVGIIQTETKHVVGVDGSRGSGNPSPYTAWGVFRGIQATVNTLFGDDSVEGKTVAIQGLGAVGKALAEHLFWHGAQLIVADIDPEVTEWAKLKLSAKVVPTDEILFVECDILAPCALGGIINSDTIPRLRCKAIAGGANNQLLNEQDGQSLFDRNILYAPDFVINAGGVINAEFDLHPEGHIPAVARNKVENIYNVIKSIYHIAEKNEMTTFNAAVSLAEDRIKKLPLS, from the coding sequence ATGGAAACACTTTCTCATCAAATTTTAATTGAAGACCTGCAAGTTGATGGATATGAGCGCGTTGTTAAGTGCTTTGACCCTGAGACTAAATTGGAAGCAATTATAGCCATCCATAATACGAAGTTAGGTCCCGCTTTGGGGGGGACACGTATTTATCCCTATGCTAATTTTGAGAGCGCATTATTTGATGTTCTACGCTTGTCAAAGGGGATGACATATAAGTCAGCCCTAGCAGGACTCGGTCTTGGGGGGGGTAAAAGTGTGATTATTGCTAATTCTAAAACAGACAAAACTCCAGAGATGATGAGAGCATTTGGGCGATTTGTTGAGGCGCTTAACGGCAAGTATATTTGTGCTGAAGACTACGGCTGTACATCTGAAGATGTCGGGATCATCCAAACGGAAACAAAACATGTTGTGGGTGTTGACGGATCACGAGGAAGTGGAAACCCTTCGCCTTACACGGCTTGGGGTGTTTTTAGAGGAATCCAAGCTACAGTCAACACCTTGTTCGGGGATGATTCGGTTGAAGGGAAGACAGTGGCTATTCAAGGCTTGGGAGCTGTGGGCAAAGCGCTTGCTGAGCATTTATTCTGGCATGGGGCCCAATTGATTGTCGCCGACATCGATCCTGAAGTAACCGAGTGGGCTAAACTTAAGTTAAGTGCTAAGGTTGTTCCAACAGATGAAATTTTATTCGTTGAATGCGATATTCTCGCTCCGTGTGCATTAGGAGGAATTATCAATTCCGATACGATCCCTCGCCTCCGGTGTAAGGCAATTGCAGGAGGAGCAAACAACCAATTACTCAATGAGCAAGATGGGCAATCCCTCTTTGATCGAAATATTTTATATGCCCCTGATTTTGTGATTAATGCCGGTGGTGTGATCAATGCTGAATTTGATCTTCATCCGGAAGGGCACATTCCGGCAGTGGCTCGAAATAAAGTTGAGAATATCTACAATGTTATCAAGTCGATTTATCATATTGCAGAGAAGAATGAAATGACGACGTTTAACGCAGCCGTTTCGCTTGCGGAGGACCGGATTAAAAAACTCCCTCTGTCATAA
- a CDS encoding DUF2709 domain-containing protein: protein MTTLVITPFVKDELKAFLKESPKSDLLTAYLFFLSKKLSINPILFVKEKTIYRSEDELIKRLEEEGKLYRETEIKIQFSQASVNEETKKIYICPYSGKAFGDNTYANPLDAIYDWVSKCPENTERVGGLKAKKFFVSEDVEVIKNYIQKRKEPIKKIVFSSVATGKLYNSKKAVIDNFKKSYFKPIPLIEVPHQNRYQIEDHLLQFIQNEIEESKISAFVEAVSEIKELAPYATQWIET, encoded by the coding sequence ATGACAACACTTGTCATCACACCCTTTGTTAAAGATGAACTTAAAGCTTTTCTAAAAGAATCCCCCAAGAGCGACTTACTAACAGCATACCTCTTTTTCTTATCTAAGAAGCTAAGCATCAACCCCATCCTATTCGTTAAAGAAAAAACAATCTATCGCAGTGAAGACGAACTTATTAAACGCCTTGAAGAAGAAGGGAAGCTCTACCGAGAAACTGAGATTAAAATTCAGTTTAGTCAAGCTAGCGTCAATGAAGAGACTAAAAAAATTTATATCTGCCCTTATTCCGGCAAAGCTTTTGGCGATAATACTTACGCCAACCCCCTTGATGCAATTTATGACTGGGTTTCAAAATGCCCTGAAAATACGGAAAGAGTTGGTGGATTAAAGGCAAAAAAATTCTTTGTTTCAGAAGATGTGGAAGTCATTAAAAATTACATTCAAAAGAGAAAAGAACCGATTAAAAAAATCGTTTTCTCTTCAGTGGCAACCGGTAAATTATACAACAGCAAAAAAGCTGTGATTGATAATTTTAAAAAGAGCTATTTCAAACCAATCCCATTAATTGAAGTCCCACACCAAAATCGCTACCAAATAGAAGACCACCTTCTTCAATTCATCCAAAATGAAATCGAAGAGTCTAAAATTTCTGCATTTGTCGAAGCCGTATCAGAAATTAAAGAACTCGCTCCTTACGCCACACAATGGATTGAAACCTAG
- the tsaE gene encoding tRNA (adenosine(37)-N6)-threonylcarbamoyltransferase complex ATPase subunit type 1 TsaE, protein MSSHTLLQVCSEAEMIELGQRIATQLSEGIICFEGDLGAGKTTFIKGFLSQHLNLPKAKITSPTFNIINFYDDILHFDCYRLQDAREFLARGLDDHLLDARIALIEWPSKIKSIIPPNAVWITISILSHTSREVRIHGL, encoded by the coding sequence TTGTCTTCTCATACTTTACTTCAAGTTTGTTCTGAAGCTGAAATGATCGAGCTGGGACAAAGAATTGCAACTCAATTATCTGAAGGGATCATCTGTTTTGAAGGAGATCTAGGGGCGGGCAAAACCACCTTTATTAAAGGGTTTTTATCTCAACACCTCAATCTTCCTAAAGCTAAGATCACCAGCCCAACCTTTAACATCATTAATTTTTATGATGATATTCTCCACTTTGATTGTTACCGACTGCAAGATGCAAGAGAATTTTTAGCCCGTGGATTAGACGATCATTTATTGGACGCGAGAATTGCCCTAATTGAATGGCCAAGCAAAATCAAATCTATCATCCCCCCTAATGCCGTTTGGATCACGATTTCGATCCTATCCCATACATCAAGAGAGGTGCGTATTCATGGGCTATAA
- the yihA gene encoding ribosome biogenesis GTP-binding protein YihA/YsxC — protein MGYNFKKAIFYKCLGTHHDLETLKLPHSIKLQGAIVGRSNVGKSSLINHFLQNKQLAKVSSTPGKTQTINAYLIDNDLILMDLPGYGFAKRAKNAQQQWSSLIQKYFDLMRPHFIFILLDIRIPPTEDDFTMIRWAQSFNIPIIVILTKADKIAPSKLKSIEMELIEMIQNETNLSSFSHLCYSIKQPKARQQLIALINQFE, from the coding sequence ATGGGCTATAATTTTAAAAAGGCCATTTTTTATAAATGCCTTGGAACACATCATGACTTAGAAACATTAAAGCTCCCCCACTCCATTAAATTACAAGGAGCCATTGTGGGTCGCTCAAATGTGGGAAAATCGTCCCTTATCAATCACTTCCTACAAAACAAGCAACTCGCCAAAGTCTCTTCAACACCGGGTAAAACCCAAACCATCAATGCCTACCTTATTGATAACGACCTTATTTTAATGGATCTTCCGGGATATGGCTTTGCCAAGAGAGCAAAAAACGCACAACAACAATGGAGCTCATTAATTCAAAAATATTTTGATCTGATGAGACCCCATTTTATCTTTATTTTATTGGATATTCGGATTCCTCCTACGGAAGACGATTTTACGATGATCCGTTGGGCGCAATCATTTAATATCCCCATCATTGTCATTCTCACTAAAGCTGATAAAATTGCCCCTTCAAAATTAAAGTCAATTGAAATGGAGCTCATAGAAATGATTCAAAACGAAACAAACCTTTCTTCCTTTTCTCATCTATGCTACTCTATTAAGCAACCTAAAGCACGACAACAACTTATTGCCTTAATCAATCAATTTGAATGA
- a CDS encoding DUF3820 family protein — protein sequence MTKLENATFVCIDCESTGLDPKKDEIIEIAIIEFQLSQHLNQFESLVCPPCEIPQDSIEIHHITQDMVQGKPPIKDVLPHVLKIAAQHIIVGHNIQFDIDLICEGAKKSAIPCKLYENQTIDTLRLARLYGGATTNSLESLRQHFNIPPEDAHRAMSDVLVNIEVFKRLITKFKTVHQIIEKLKYPIQLKAMPLGKHKGRPFKDIPVEYLSWAARQNFDQDLLYSIKTELKNRKKRDRFEQAGNPFSSL from the coding sequence ATGACTAAACTAGAAAACGCCACATTTGTTTGCATTGACTGTGAATCAACAGGACTCGATCCAAAAAAGGATGAGATCATTGAAATTGCAATTATCGAATTCCAACTATCCCAACATTTAAACCAGTTTGAATCTTTAGTTTGTCCTCCTTGTGAAATCCCACAGGATTCGATTGAGATTCACCATATCACACAAGACATGGTTCAAGGGAAACCCCCAATCAAAGACGTTTTACCTCACGTTTTAAAAATTGCTGCCCAACATATTATCGTAGGACACAATATTCAATTTGATATTGATTTAATTTGTGAAGGCGCTAAAAAAAGTGCAATCCCATGTAAACTCTACGAAAACCAGACCATTGATACACTTCGCCTTGCTCGACTCTATGGTGGTGCAACAACAAATTCACTTGAAAGTCTACGACAACACTTTAATATTCCTCCGGAAGATGCTCATCGAGCAATGAGCGATGTCCTTGTCAATATCGAAGTCTTTAAAAGACTCATTACAAAATTCAAAACCGTCCACCAAATCATAGAAAAACTGAAATACCCCATCCAATTAAAGGCGATGCCCTTAGGAAAACATAAAGGAAGACCCTTTAAAGATATCCCTGTGGAATATTTGAGTTGGGCTGCTAGACAAAATTTCGATCAAGATCTACTGTATTCTATTAAAACCGAATTAAAAAATAGAAAAAAGAGGGATCGATTTGAACAAGCCGGCAATCCTTTCTCTTCTCTTTAA
- a CDS encoding phosphodiester glycosidase family protein gives MNKPAILSLLFNLTFIHLIFAENFEYKTYSTDQPKQFIHHFKVNPKRLKIELINGTDSCLGLETVSSIAKRHNAILAVNGGYFQGVPLLGVPDGPFKINNLICGYKSGECGALGWNQRGKTAHIDRVKMKVALHAYGRTLPVDAINRKLHPGHAVIYTSNFNRTTMTLHGTKEHLIKNHIFHYLLDKNGNHTIPEDGFIYAIDAASKLLIPAFLNQRQAMIHTQIDPVLNPDRRQQWQSFDNIVNGVLILSNGTLIKDYEKENVSTVITKQKHARTAIGIDSQNWWHIVIVEAHHQGRIGMTMDELGILMQHIGCRFAICLDGGGSSSFSYQGKTHQFIGHKNHSFMQNNVYYHPDGGERPVGNAIIVKAK, from the coding sequence TTGAACAAGCCGGCAATCCTTTCTCTTCTCTTTAATCTCACTTTTATTCACTTAATTTTTGCAGAAAATTTTGAGTATAAAACCTACTCAACTGATCAACCCAAGCAATTCATTCATCATTTCAAAGTTAACCCCAAACGTCTTAAAATTGAACTGATCAACGGTACAGACTCCTGCTTAGGACTGGAAACCGTTTCATCTATTGCCAAAAGGCACAATGCGATTTTAGCAGTGAACGGGGGATACTTCCAAGGAGTGCCCCTTCTCGGAGTCCCTGACGGTCCATTTAAAATCAACAACTTGATCTGTGGTTATAAATCCGGAGAATGCGGAGCGCTTGGATGGAATCAGCGAGGGAAAACTGCCCATATTGATCGAGTCAAAATGAAAGTTGCTCTTCATGCTTATGGCCGCACGCTCCCCGTTGATGCGATTAACCGTAAGCTACATCCCGGTCATGCTGTCATTTACACCTCCAATTTTAATCGAACAACAATGACTCTGCATGGCACTAAAGAACACCTCATTAAAAATCATATTTTTCACTATCTACTCGATAAAAATGGCAATCACACCATTCCGGAGGATGGGTTTATCTACGCAATCGATGCTGCATCCAAACTGCTCATTCCAGCCTTTCTCAATCAACGGCAGGCAATGATTCACACTCAAATTGACCCCGTTTTAAACCCCGACAGGCGACAACAATGGCAATCATTTGACAACATCGTCAACGGAGTTCTTATTTTATCAAATGGGACTCTCATCAAAGACTATGAAAAAGAAAATGTAAGCACCGTCATTACAAAACAAAAGCATGCCAGAACAGCTATTGGCATTGACTCTCAGAATTGGTGGCATATCGTGATTGTCGAAGCACATCATCAAGGACGCATTGGGATGACAATGGATGAATTGGGAATTCTAATGCAACATATCGGATGTCGTTTTGCCATCTGTTTAGATGGTGGTGGTTCTTCATCATTCTCCTATCAAGGTAAAACCCATCAATTTATTGGCCATAAAAATCATTCCTTCATGCAAAATAATGTTTACTATCACCCGGATGGCGGAGAACGCCCTGTCGGGAACGCCATTATCGTTAAAGCAAAATAA
- a CDS encoding phosphoglycerate kinase, protein MQKLSVQELDLKGKRVLIRTDFNVPLNPDQSIADDTRIRSSLPTIEYVIKQGGKAIILSHMGRPKKRDPHLSLSICAKRLSELLQKPVAFAPDCIGDEVKSMIAAISDGDIIVLENLRFHEAECSPEQDPSFALQLSQLGDCYVDDAFACAHRYHSSITEITKFFPDLSASGFLLERESTMLSSIFNFPKKPFFAICGGSKVTSKIKVLLKLTQDVDALFIGGAMAFAFLKAKGIDIGASIIDADSVEAAKLIIDECKNKNISLFLPEDIVVADRIADDVQPLIVASNDDFPKDMKGVDIGPKTVEKWKSHFSTAAVIFWNGPMGIFEIEPFAKGTYAIAQALADLSCTTIVGGGDSISAIKTLNIVDRFTHVSTGGGATLEYIESGFLPGVEALTNR, encoded by the coding sequence ATGCAAAAATTATCCGTGCAAGAACTTGATCTTAAAGGGAAGCGCGTACTAATCCGTACCGATTTCAATGTCCCACTCAATCCAGACCAATCCATTGCTGATGATACGCGCATTCGCTCTTCGCTCCCCACAATTGAATACGTCATCAAACAAGGAGGAAAAGCAATTATTTTGTCTCATATGGGGCGTCCCAAAAAACGAGACCCTCATTTATCTCTTTCTATTTGCGCAAAGCGTCTATCTGAACTTCTTCAAAAGCCCGTTGCCTTTGCACCTGATTGTATTGGGGATGAAGTTAAATCAATGATTGCAGCAATAAGCGACGGTGATATTATCGTATTAGAAAACCTCCGTTTTCATGAAGCAGAATGTTCGCCTGAACAGGACCCCTCTTTTGCGCTTCAACTATCACAACTCGGTGATTGCTACGTGGATGATGCCTTTGCATGCGCACATCGTTATCACTCTTCCATCACTGAAATTACAAAGTTTTTCCCGGATCTGAGCGCATCGGGGTTTTTGCTTGAAAGAGAATCCACCATGCTCTCTTCGATTTTTAACTTTCCTAAAAAACCTTTTTTTGCCATCTGCGGAGGATCCAAAGTTACCTCAAAAATCAAGGTCCTTTTAAAACTCACGCAGGACGTAGATGCCCTTTTTATTGGCGGAGCTATGGCCTTTGCTTTTTTGAAAGCAAAGGGAATTGATATTGGAGCATCAATCATTGATGCAGATAGCGTAGAGGCAGCAAAATTGATTATCGATGAGTGTAAAAATAAAAATATTAGTTTATTTTTACCTGAAGACATCGTTGTCGCCGACCGTATCGCAGATGATGTGCAGCCCCTAATTGTCGCCTCGAATGATGATTTTCCTAAAGATATGAAGGGAGTTGATATTGGCCCGAAAACGGTTGAAAAATGGAAAAGTCATTTTTCAACCGCTGCTGTTATTTTTTGGAATGGGCCCATGGGAATTTTTGAAATCGAACCTTTTGCAAAAGGAACATACGCCATTGCACAAGCTTTAGCCGACCTTTCCTGCACTACAATTGTTGGCGGCGGAGACTCTATATCCGCAATTAAAACCTTAAATATAGTGGATCGCTTCACTCATGTTTCAACAGGCGGAGGCGCGACGCTAGAATACATTGAAAGCGGTTTTCTTCCCGGAGTGGAAGCATTGACCAATCGATAA
- a CDS encoding NTP/NDP exchange transporter yields MNNEATGEKFGKLRSLFWPIYRFELKKFIPMLLIYSLIVFNYCLLKSAKDPLVTTARDSGAEVLPFIKLWGILPMALILTFLFTRLSNRFNREKVFYIMMGIFLGFFALFSFVLYPLREYLHPHAFADWMQNHLPIGAKGLVSVFRNWSFTLFYVMSELWGTTIMTVLFWGFANEVSSINDAKRFYAILGVGANIATIVAGQFSILISKQFVKINLFYGDLWQQSLGITTIIVICAGAITLGIYYWMNRHVFKSCPEGFDEIKYSKPKEKMSLRKSFATLGQSKYLLYIGLIVLTYNIALNMVEIVWKDRIRELYPDPNDSFAYYGQVMVWIGIVSTFTALFVTGNVIRRFGWTISALVTPIILFITGILFFSFLLFKNYGLGSIAIILGSTPLVLSVFFGSIQNVLSRTCKFTFFDATKEMSFIPLDPEAKLKGKAAIDGVGSRLGKSGGSAVHQLLLIIFGSVSASTPYIAAILFAVVIVWMFSVKSLGRLFAIESHESDPTQEPIQVGNLESTSNQQALS; encoded by the coding sequence ATGAATAACGAAGCCACAGGCGAAAAATTTGGAAAATTGAGATCCTTATTTTGGCCTATCTATCGATTTGAATTAAAAAAATTCATTCCGATGCTTCTCATCTATTCACTTATCGTATTTAACTACTGCCTTTTGAAATCAGCAAAAGACCCCCTTGTTACAACAGCACGCGATTCAGGTGCTGAAGTGCTCCCCTTCATTAAATTGTGGGGAATTCTACCTATGGCCCTTATTCTAACTTTTTTATTTACACGCCTTTCCAATCGATTCAATCGTGAAAAAGTTTTTTATATCATGATGGGTATCTTTCTTGGATTTTTTGCCCTCTTTTCTTTTGTCCTCTATCCACTAAGAGAATACCTACACCCCCATGCCTTTGCTGATTGGATGCAAAACCACCTACCTATTGGGGCAAAGGGACTTGTCTCCGTATTCCGAAATTGGTCATTTACCCTATTCTATGTGATGTCTGAGCTATGGGGAACAACGATTATGACAGTCCTTTTTTGGGGCTTTGCCAACGAAGTCTCATCCATAAATGATGCGAAACGCTTTTATGCCATATTAGGTGTAGGCGCTAATATCGCAACGATTGTTGCAGGCCAGTTCTCTATCCTTATTTCAAAACAATTTGTAAAAATTAATTTGTTTTATGGGGATTTATGGCAACAATCTTTGGGAATTACAACGATTATCGTGATCTGCGCGGGCGCGATCACTCTAGGAATCTATTATTGGATGAATCGACATGTATTTAAATCATGCCCGGAGGGATTCGATGAGATAAAGTACAGTAAGCCTAAAGAGAAAATGAGTTTGAGAAAGAGTTTTGCAACACTCGGTCAATCAAAATATTTACTTTATATAGGCCTCATCGTTCTCACATATAATATCGCTCTCAATATGGTCGAAATCGTCTGGAAAGATCGCATTCGAGAACTCTATCCCGATCCTAATGACTCTTTTGCCTATTATGGCCAAGTGATGGTTTGGATTGGTATTGTATCGACATTTACCGCTTTATTTGTCACAGGAAATGTGATCCGCCGTTTTGGCTGGACGATTAGCGCGCTAGTCACTCCGATCATATTATTTATCACCGGGATTCTATTCTTTTCTTTCCTTCTATTTAAAAACTATGGTCTTGGATCCATTGCGATCATACTAGGCTCAACCCCCCTTGTACTTAGCGTTTTCTTCGGTTCAATACAGAATGTTCTATCCCGTACATGCAAGTTTACTTTTTTTGATGCGACAAAAGAGATGTCTTTTATCCCTCTTGATCCTGAAGCAAAATTAAAAGGAAAAGCTGCGATTGACGGAGTCGGTTCTCGTTTAGGAAAATCAGGGGGATCTGCTGTCCACCAACTGCTTCTCATTATCTTTGGGTCCGTCTCTGCCTCTACACCTTATATCGCAGCCATCCTATTTGCCGTTGTGATTGTTTGGATGTTCTCAGTGAAATCGCTTGGCCGCCTTTTTGCTATCGAATCACATGAGAGCGACCCAACTCAAGAGCCCATTCAAGTCGGTAATCTTGAGTCCACTTCAAACCAACAAGCGTTGAGTTAA
- a CDS encoding DedA family protein, whose amino-acid sequence MLDTVLQFISDHQVHAPWIVFTALILAGINVPISIDIVLVFCAFLAASVMPHSMWPLYFSILIGCSISGWIAYSLGRFFGRRLLSTKLMSKMLPPSKIDKVETYYQKYGIATLIIGRFIPFGVRNCIFVSTGLSKMNFFKFALIDFIACSAWSSIMFFSFYHLGKNFEVLKQHLKVFNIVVFLAFSVTVITVIWYKYRKKRA is encoded by the coding sequence ATGCTAGATACCGTTCTACAGTTTATTTCGGATCACCAAGTCCATGCCCCTTGGATTGTATTTACCGCTTTAATCCTGGCGGGTATTAATGTTCCTATTAGTATAGATATCGTATTGGTCTTTTGTGCATTTTTAGCAGCCTCTGTGATGCCCCATTCTATGTGGCCCCTTTATTTCAGCATTCTTATCGGCTGCTCGATCTCAGGCTGGATTGCCTATTCTTTAGGACGTTTTTTTGGTAGACGATTGCTTTCCACTAAACTCATGTCTAAAATGCTTCCCCCGTCTAAAATTGACAAAGTCGAAACCTACTATCAAAAATATGGAATTGCGACATTAATTATAGGGCGATTCATCCCTTTCGGAGTAAGAAACTGTATTTTTGTCTCTACAGGGTTAAGCAAAATGAATTTTTTTAAATTTGCCCTCATCGATTTTATTGCTTGCAGCGCTTGGTCTTCAATCATGTTTTTTTCTTTTTATCATTTGGGAAAAAATTTTGAGGTATTAAAACAACACTTGAAAGTATTTAATATTGTGGTATTTTTGGCTTTCAGTGTGACGGTAATTACCGTTATCTGGTATAAGTACAGAAAAAAAAGAGCATGA
- a CDS encoding CDP-alcohol phosphatidyltransferase family protein, translating into MRIFLYALTCSRAPLAFLFLLDNTAIRLSAVILAMLTDSIDGWLARRYRYTSRFGAVLDPVMDKFFIYFILTILWLEHSIATWCALAMISRDFSLVIFAIYLIATRQLKACDFRAIIWGKVSTALQFATTICILIGWKIPNNFYFVFIFLSIFALIELFWLHCKRSHRKTIQIDETKSN; encoded by the coding sequence ATGCGAATCTTCTTATATGCTCTCACTTGTTCGCGAGCTCCATTAGCTTTTTTATTTTTGCTTGATAATACGGCCATTCGTCTCTCAGCCGTCATTTTAGCCATGCTAACTGATTCTATTGACGGTTGGCTAGCTAGACGCTACCGCTACACTTCTCGATTTGGAGCTGTTCTTGATCCGGTCATGGATAAATTCTTCATTTATTTTATCCTAACCATTCTCTGGTTAGAGCACAGTATTGCCACATGGTGTGCGCTGGCTATGATCTCACGTGATTTTTCTCTAGTGATCTTTGCAATTTACTTAATCGCTACAAGACAATTAAAGGCATGCGATTTTCGAGCCATTATTTGGGGAAAAGTGAGCACAGCTCTGCAATTTGCAACGACTATTTGTATTTTAATCGGATGGAAAATCCCTAATAACTTCTATTTTGTCTTTATATTCCTATCGATCTTTGCTTTAATCGAGCTATTTTGGCTCCACTGCAAACGCTCTCATCGTAAAACGATACAAATTGATGAGACAAAATCAAATTAA